A region from the Oryzias latipes chromosome 20, ASM223467v1 genome encodes:
- the chpf2 gene encoding chondroitin sulfate glucuronyltransferase, which yields MRLSPFLALFRPALPLILGLSLGCSLSLLMVSWTQGDTDDSCQSELGKGRFFLGNRDAQGGARDGAGGEDFQPRIVPYHKDPNKPHKKVLRTRYIHTELGIRERLLVGVLTSRATLNTLAVAVNRTVAHHFHRTFFFTGLRSPKVPHGMTVVAHGDDRPVWLMYETIRHLHQHYASDYDWFLLAQDDTYMHAERLSGLVGRLSAGQDLYMGRAEEFIGGEEKARYCHGGYGYLLSRSLLARLQPHLDTCRNDILSVRPDEWLGRCIIDYLGLSCVEVHQEMTFRYFELGKNADPEREDSAQFRNAFTVHPVSEPNLMYRLHKRFSHIELEWTYQHIQQLQMQISNLSDLTPEGKAGITWPVGINPPFKPKTRFEVINWDYFTEDHVYFCVDGAPKCEMRGADRADVSAVLETAVERLNERYQPQLRFLKRRLLNGYRRFDPTRGMEYILDLALEALTQKGHSQVIAKRVNLLRPLSAVEIIPMPYVTEATRVQVILPVTVQDQDFVGNFLDMYVMNTLDTHDNVLLTFLFIYDPFDAQRVSQTDVFAGVKAMIGEVEKRYGDVKIPWISVKTEVPSQVKLMDIISKKHPVDTLFFLGSVWTEVNADFLNRCRMNAISNWQVFFPIHFQEYNPAVMYRDQPPSAPSSFASESLRDGRFDRHVFDEACFYNADYMSARTTMAADILDNEELLESMDVYDIFVRYSGLHVFRAMEPALIQKYVRRTCNPRFSEDVYHRCVLSNLESLGSRSHLAMALFEQEQANST from the exons ATGCGTCTCTCCCCATTTTTGGCCCTGTTCAGGCCCGCTCTGCCCCTCATCCTTGGCCTGTCTTTGGGATGCAGTCTCAGCCTTTTGATGGTGTCCTGGACACAAGGAGACACCGACGACTCCTGTCAAAGCGAGCTGGGAAAAGGCAGGTTTTTCCTGGGTAACAGGGATGCCCAGGGGGGAGCAAGAGACGGAGCTGGGGGTGAAGACTTCCAGCCGCGCATAGTGCCCTACCACAAGGATCCCAACAAGCCACACAAGAAAGTCCTCAG AACGCGATACATCCACACCGAGCTGGGCATCAGAGAGCGTCTGCTGGTGGGCGTGCTGACCTCCCGGGCCACCCTCAACACACTGGCTGTCGCCGTGAACCGCACAGTGGCACATCACTTCCACCGGACTTTTTTCTTCACGGGCCTACGCAGCCCCAAGGTGCCTCATGGGATGACCGTGGTCGCCCATGGAGACGACCGTCCGGTGTGGCTGATGTACGAGACGATACGCCACCTTCACCAGCACTACGCCTCGGACTACGACTGGTTCCTGTTGGCTCAGGACGACACCTACATGCATGCAGAGCGCCTGTCGGGGTTGGTGGGCCGCCTCAGCGCGGGGCAGGACCTGTATATGGGGAGAGCGGAGGAGTTCATCGGGGGAGAGGAGAAGGCGCGGTACTGCCATGGGGGTTACGGCTACCTGCTGTCCCGCAGCCTCCTGGCACGCCTGCAGCCGCACCTCGACACCTGCCGTAACGACATCCTCAGCGTGAGACCGGATGAGTGGCTGGGCCGCTGCATCATCGACTATCTGGGTTTGAGCTGTGTGGAGGTGCACCAG GAGATGACGTTCCGTTATTTTGAGCTTGGCAAAAATGCCGATCCAGAGAGAGAAGACAGCGCTCAGTTCAGAAATGCCTTCACCGTTCATCCCGTTTCCGAGCCAAACCTCATGTACCGTCTGCACAAACGCTTCAGCCACATCGAGCTGGAGTGGACGTACCAGCACattcagcagctgcag ATGCAGATCAGCAACCTAAGTGACCTGACTCCAGAGGGTAAGGCCGGGATAACGTGGCCTGTGGGCATCAACCCTCCGTTCAAACCCAAAACCCGCTTTGAAGTCATAAACTGGGACTACTTCACAGAGGACCACGTGTACTTCTGCGTCGACGGCGCGCCAAAATGCGAGATGAGGGGAGCCGATCGAGCCGACGTCAGCGCCGTCCTAGAAACGGCCGTGGAGCGGCTGAACGAGCGCTACCAGCCTCAGCTCCGCTTCCTCAAACGGCGCCTCCTGAACGGGTACCGCCGCTTCGATCCCACGCGCGGTATGGAGTATATACTGGACCTGGCGCTGGAGGCCCTGACCCAGAAAGGCCACAGCCAGGTGATTGCCAAGCGGGTCAACCTGCTGCGACCCCTCAGCGCGGTCGAGATTATCCCTATGCCTTACGTGACCGAGGCCACACGGGTGCAGGTCATCCTGCCCGTCACGGTCCAGGACCAGGACTTTGTCGGGAACTTCCTGGACATGTACGTGATGAACACCCTGGACACTCATGACAACGTCCTGCTGACCTTCTTGTTCATCTACGACCCCTTTGACGCACAGCGGGTCAGCCAGACGGACGTGTTTGCGGGCGTCAAGGCCATGATCGGAGAAGTAGAGAAACGTTACGGAGACGTGAAGATCCCGTGGATTAGCGTGAAGACGGAGGTTCCCTCGCAGGTCAAACTGATGGACATCATTTCCAAGAAGCACCCGGTAGATACGCTCTTTTTCCTCGGGAGCGTTTGGACAGAGGTCAACGCAGACTTCCTGAACCGCTGCAGGATGAACGCCATCAGCAACTGGCAGGTCTTCTTCCCCATCCACTTCCAGGAGTACAACCCTGCTGTGATGTACCGCGACCAGCCGCCCTCCGCCCCCTCCTCCTTCGCATCCGAGTCTCTGCGAGACGGCCGATTCGACCGCCACGTCTTTGACGAGGCCTGCTTCTACAACGCAGACTACATGAGCGCCCGCACCACCATGGCCGCGGACATCCTGGACAACGAGGAGCTGCTGGAGAGCATGGACGTGTACGACATCTTTGTGCGGTACTCGGGCCTCCACGTCTTCAGAGCCATGGAACCCGCTCTGATCCAGAAGTACGTACGCAGAACGTGCAACCCTCGCTTCAGCGAGGACGTCTACCACCGCTGTGTCCTCAGCAACTTGGAGAGTCTGGGGTCACGCTCGCATCTCGCCATGGCGTTGTTTGAGCAGGAGCAGGCCAACAGCACGTAG